Genomic DNA from Streptomyces sp. NBC_01571:
TGACGACGTCGCCCTCCTCGGCGGCGCGCTCGACCGGCGAGGTGGACGCGAAGCGCTCACGGAGCTCCTCGACGGCCTTCTCGATGTCCTCGTCGCTCACCTCGATGGCGTCGACCTCGACCTCGATGCCGGAGTAGTCCGGGATCTCGATGGCCGGACGGACGTCGACCTCGGCGGTGAAGTTCAGCGTCTCGCCGTCCTTCAGCTCGGTGATGTCGACCTCGGGCTGGCCGAGGACGTTCAGCTCAGCCTCGTTGACCGCTTCGGTGTAGAACTTCGGGAGCGCGTCGTTGACGGCCTCTTCGAGCACGGCGCCGCGACCGAACCGCTGGTCGATGACGCGGGCCGGGATCTTGCCCTTCCGGAAGCCCTTCACCGTGACCTGCTGGTTGATCTTCTTGTACGCCGCGTCGAGGCTGTCCTTGAGCTCCTCGAAGGGCACCTCGACAGTGAGCCGAACCCGGGTCGGGTTCAGGTTCTCCACGGCGCTCTTCACGGTTCGGTCTCCTTGTGGCTGACTTCTTGGGGGTACTGCTGCGGGGTTCCGCTGCGTGCGTCCGCCCGGTCGGTCGGGCGGAGCCGTAGTGGATTCACGGGCCCTTGAGAGACGTAACAGTGCAGACATACGGGCGCGCAACCTGCATAGTAACCGCAGGCGGTACACGCCCCAAAAGGCGATCTTGCGATCCCGGCCATCGGCCTTCGGTCGCCGGATGCCGCTGGTGGTCGGGGTGGCGGGATTTGAACCCACGGCCTTCCGCTCCCAAAGCGGACGCGCTACCAAGCTGCGCCACACCCCGTCGGTGCGACACGTAGGGTACATGCCCGCAGGCAGTGCGGCTGCCGCATTTCACGGACGTCCGCGGGGCGCCGGAACAGGGTGTGCGTCGAGGGGGTACAACCCGCTACGATGCCTTCAGCGCCGCGGTCACTGACCTGCGGGGCAATGCGTGCGGGCGTAGCTCAATGGTAGAGCCCTAGTCTTCCAAACTAGCTACGCGGGTTCGATTCCCGTCGCCCGCTCTGAACGGCTCAGGGCCAGGTCAGAGGTTCATTCCTCCGCCTGGCCCTGATCGTTTCCGCGGTCCGAGTGAGCCTGCGGAAGCTTCAGCACGAGCCCTGCCCCTGACGGAACCCGGATTTGAAGCCGTCCTTGAAGCCGCGCTGGTAGTCCCTGTCCTTGTTCTTGTCCTTGTGCAGGACGGTGGCGGCTCGTTCGTCGTCCCCGCAGCTCCGCTGACCCTGGCGGACACCGGACTTGAAGCCGTCCTTGAAGCCGCGCGTGTAGTCCTGGTTCGACTTGGAAACGTTGACGGCCGCACTGGCGTGCGTCTCGCTCGGTGCGGACGCGGACGCCTGCTGCATGCCGACCGGGACCAGAGCGATGGTTGCGGCGATGAAGGCCGAGCTCAGGATGGCGGCGCCTCTTCTGTGCGCGGTAGACATAACAGTCCCTTCGCATTTTTCTCACATAGAGTCAATTCCTACTATAGTCACCCATTCAGGTGTCGCAACTGGGCTTGTCGCTCAGGCATTTCCTGCCCGGGGCGCGGCGCCCAGGGGGCGCGAGGGCAGGAGTCGAGTGGCGTTCTCCCCCGGCCCGGCCTCGGTCGTTTTCGAGGTTGCCGGGGCGCGGCGAGGCCGGCCGGTCGCGCCGCGGACGGCACGAAGGGCCGAGCATGGCGCGGACCGGCGCGAAGGGGTGAGCGCGGCGCGGACGGCGTGAAGGCTCGCGCGCTCGGCGCAATACAGCGTGAAGGGTTGCGCGCTCCGCGCGGGCGGCGCGGAGCGGTCAACCGCGGGAGTGCCGGGGTGCGGTGGCCGGGCATCCGGCGGGCAGGGGTGGCCGAGGGCGCGGCCGTCGGTGTCCGCGGCCGTCGCGTGCGGGCCGGGCCGCGGCCGGACCTGGATCAGTCAGGACCGGTCCGGTCAGAAGCTGATCGAGTTGATGGTCTGCGCTATCGAGTCGAGGAACCGTTGGATGGACGGAGCCATGCCGGTCGACGCGAGGAAGAAGCCGAAGAGCACCGCGACGATCGCGGGCCCCGCCTTGATCGATCCTCCCCGGATCAGCACCACGAGGATGATCGCCAACAGCAGTACCACTGACAGCGAGATGGCCACAACTGATCACACCCTACGGTCGGTTCGCTCTCCCGGCCCGGGGATGCAACCCCTCACACCCCCGCCAGAACCATCGTGCCACCAACGCGGCTTCCGTATGCCGCAGGTGACACATCATCGGTCGCGAACCCGTGGAGCCCACTCACCGGCCGCCTTCGGGAACGAGTGAACCACAGTGCTCCGCAGCGTAATTCGAGGGCATCCCGGTCAGGAAATTCAGCAGGACCGTTGCTGTGTCCACACATCTCGTTCGCAGGCAATTCGAATTGTTGCCACAGGCACATCGAGGCCGCCGCACACCGGTCGCCAACAGGCCACTAAAGACTAATGAATCGGACATATCACCAGAGTCGCCCGCGAACCTTATGCACCGTTTAGTCATGAAGAATGTGGACAGACCAGCCGCACAACCGCCCAGTACGGTAAGCGAATCGGTATGCGGATCCGCTTGCGAACCAAGAGGCACACATCTTCAAATACGGGGTACCCGCCGCCCATATGCAGGAATGACGCCGAGGGTTTTACGAAGACACACATACGACGCTAGGGTGCCTCAGATGTTCCACGCCGCCTCGCCCCCCGCAAGCGCAGCAACGTTCCGGACCGTCTCCCTCCGCGCCTGGCGGGAGGGTCTGTGACGAACTCACTCCGACCGAACGGCCGGCAGCGAGCGCCGCTCCCCCCGGCACAACAGCCGGCCCGGGGAGTGCCGGGTCCGCGCTCACCACGGGATCAGTCCGCGCAGCACGCCACGACGGTACCGACCGAGGCCGCCGCCCCGGCCGCGAAACCCGCGGCGCAGCGCGACGCCTTCTTCGACAACGCCAAGTACCTGGCGATCGTGCTCGTGGCCATGGGCCACGCCTGGGAGCCCCTGAAGGGCCAGAGTCGCATCCTGGAGGCGGCGTACACGGTCGTGTACTCCTTCCACATGCCGGCCTTCATCATCATCTCCGGCTACTTCTCGCGCAGTTTCGACATGCGCCCCGACCGTCTGAAGCGGCTGGTGACCGGCGTCGCCGTCCCCTACGTCGTCTTCGAGGTGTCGTACGTCCTCTTCAAGCGCTGGGCCGCCGGCGACACGTCGCTGCCGATCAGCCTGCTCGACCCGTGGTACCTCACCTGGTTCCTGTGCGCGCTGTTCATCTGGCGGCTGACCACCCCCCTGTGGAAGATGGTGCGTTGGCCGCTCCCGGTCGCGCTCGTCGTCGCCATGCTCGCGTCCGTCTCACCGGACATCGGTGACGACCTCGACCTGCAGCGCGTGCTCCAGTTCCTCCCGTTCTTCGTGCTGGGCCTGATCATGAAGCCCGAGCACTTCCAGCTGGCACGCCGCCGTGAGGTGCGCATCCTGTCGGTGCCGGTGTTCGCCGCCGCGCTCGCGGTGGGCTGGTGGGCGGTGCCGCGGATGAACACCGCCTGGTTCTACCACCGCGACAGCGCGCAGGAACTCGGCGTCCCGTGGTGGGTGGGCCCGGTGATGGTGTTCGCCCTGTTCGGCTGTTCGCTGCTGCTCACCGCGTGCTTCTTCTCCTGGGTTCCGCGCCGCCGGACGTGGTTCACTGCGCTCGGCGCGGGCACCCTGTACGGCTATCTGCTGCACGGCTTCCTGGTCAAGGCCGGCACCTACTGGGGCTGGTTCGACCACGCGTGGATGCACAGGCCGCTCGGCGAGATCTTCGTGACCCTGGTCGCGGCCACGGCCGTCACCCTGCTGTGCACGGCACCCGTCCGGCGGGTCTTCCGCTTCGCGATGGAGCCCAGCATGGACTGGGCCTTCAAGCGGGACGCCACGGAACTGGCCCGCGAACGGGCCAGGGCCAAGGCCTAAGGGCTGGACTCAGTTCGGGGGCAGGCCCAGCAGGGCCCGCATGGCGGCGTACTTCTTCGTGAGCCGTGCGCGCGTGTGCTCGTCGAGGACCGCGAGCCGGGCCGGGTCACCGTTGTGCGCCAGGTCCGAGGCCTTGACCAGGAGGGCCCCCGGAGTCGTACGGATGCGCTTCGCGTACGACTCCGGGGGCTCTCCTTCGCGTTTGGTGAGCGCCAGCACGATGTCCCGCGTACGAGCGGGCAGCGCGGCCTCGCGCAGCCAGTCCTCGGAGAGCACGTCGTCCTCGACGGCGTCGTGCAGCCAGGCCGCCGCAATCTGTTCGTCGTCGCCGCCACGCTCGCGCACCCCGTCCGCGACGGCCTGCAGGTGCTCGGCGTACGGCCGCCCCGCCTTGTCGGTCTGGGCGGAGTGCGCCGCACGGGCGAGGGCCTCTATCTCGGCCAGGGTCAGGAGAGTCTGCGTCACCCCTCCAGTGTCTCCCGCCACAGGGCCGCGCGGGCCGGGACCGCCCCCACCGTCGCACCGAGCTCGGTGATCGGCGTGGCGAGCGCACCCACGGCGTCGCGGAACGCCCTCGGGGAGAAGGGTCAGCGGGCCGGGGCCGGGGCGGGGGCTTCCCGGCAGATCAGCAGGAGCGCCCTGTCGTCGTTCACGTCCTTGGCCACCGCCTCGATGAGGTGCCAGGCGGCGCCGTGGAAGCCGCCGGCGACATAGCGGTCGGCCTCACCGGTGAGGCGGTCGATGCCCTCGACGATGTCGCGGTCGGAGGTCTCCACCAGACCGTCCGTGAAGAGCATGAGGACGTCACCGGGCCGCAGCGAACCCTTGACGGGGTCGAACTGGGCACCGTCGTACACCCCGAGCAGCGGGCCCTCGGCCGCCTTCTCCTCCCAGCGGCCGCTGCCCGCGCTGAGCTGCAGCCCCGGCGGATGTCCGGCGGAGAAGAGCTCGTAGTCGCCGGAGTCGAGGTCGAGGACCAGGTGGATGGAGGTGGCGAAGCCCTCGTCCCAGTCCTGACGCAGCAGGTAGCCGTTGGCCGCGGTGAGGAAGGCGTGCGGGGGGAGCGAGCCCAGCAGACCGCCGAAGGCGCCGGACAGGAGCAGCGCCCGCGAACCCGCGTCCATGCCCTTGCCCGACACGTCCGTGAGGACGACTTCCAGGGTCCGGCCGCCGTTCGTACGGGCCGCGACCACGAAGTCACCCGAGAAGGACTGGCCGCCGGCCGGGCGCAGCGCCATCTCACGGTGCCAGCCCAGCGGCAGCTTCGGCAGCTTGCTCTGGACCCGGATGCGCTCGCGCAGGTCGAAGAGCATGGTGCCGCCGCGGCGCCAGGGCACACC
This window encodes:
- a CDS encoding acyltransferase family protein; protein product: MTNSLRPNGRQRAPLPPAQQPARGVPGPRSPRDQSAQHATTVPTEAAAPAAKPAAQRDAFFDNAKYLAIVLVAMGHAWEPLKGQSRILEAAYTVVYSFHMPAFIIISGYFSRSFDMRPDRLKRLVTGVAVPYVVFEVSYVLFKRWAAGDTSLPISLLDPWYLTWFLCALFIWRLTTPLWKMVRWPLPVALVVAMLASVSPDIGDDLDLQRVLQFLPFFVLGLIMKPEHFQLARRREVRILSVPVFAAALAVGWWAVPRMNTAWFYHRDSAQELGVPWWVGPVMVFALFGCSLLLTACFFSWVPRRRTWFTALGAGTLYGYLLHGFLVKAGTYWGWFDHAWMHRPLGEIFVTLVAATAVTLLCTAPVRRVFRFAMEPSMDWAFKRDATELARERARAKA
- a CDS encoding PP2C family protein-serine/threonine phosphatase encodes the protein MAAGRGRRAAAETFTARLKKQWHRARTGLRRSAVDYFRGDGSDWIALAGLLLTIPLIAATTLVNSVWCSPAALVLPIVAGGLLLRPASLLGLYAAAATALIVESVKLGPYTEGPSRVTPGVVLVVAACGFFGLLIAQFRSRVGVPWRRGGTMLFDLRERIRVQSKLPKLPLGWHREMALRPAGGQSFSGDFVVAARTNGGRTLEVVLTDVSGKGMDAGSRALLLSGAFGGLLGSLPPHAFLTAANGYLLRQDWDEGFATSIHLVLDLDSGDYELFSAGHPPGLQLSAGSGRWEEKAAEGPLLGVYDGAQFDPVKGSLRPGDVLMLFTDGLVETSDRDIVEGIDRLTGEADRYVAGGFHGAAWHLIEAVAKDVNDDRALLLICREAPAPAPAR
- a CDS encoding HD domain-containing protein, which gives rise to MTQTLLTLAEIEALARAAHSAQTDKAGRPYAEHLQAVADGVRERGGDDEQIAAAWLHDAVEDDVLSEDWLREAALPARTRDIVLALTKREGEPPESYAKRIRTTPGALLVKASDLAHNGDPARLAVLDEHTRARLTKKYAAMRALLGLPPN